Within Spinacia oleracea cultivar Varoflay chromosome 4, BTI_SOV_V1, whole genome shotgun sequence, the genomic segment CTCAGTTGATACAataattcactcaaacccttgaccaattcCCCTTTACAAGAATTCATTCAAACCCTTGTCCAACTCTAATAAATAAAAGCTTAAAGATTGTTATCCCTCTAATATATAACACATGACAGAATAATGAGGAACTTAGAACTTCAAGTAACCTGGAACTAATAGACCGACTCAAGAACGTGAAAACCAAAACATATACTGGAATATATAAAGATTCAATATATGTTGGAATATATAAAGATTGAATATATGTTTGTTAattaaatgttggaatataataacGTATGATCAACAATTCTCTTGAGTCTACAATTCTTACCACCCACACGCAAGTGACATAGATTTatgttaaaataattaataaaataaaataaattttttaattagtttaattaattatagttaCTCTCATTgctattttttttaacttacacggtgattgaattatttaattctaaaatacattacatatgtatttttttttttttttttgatggaaaTACATTACATATGTATTGATCAGACTTGATgtatttattgattttttttaaaaaaactaacTATTTGTTtccttatctttttttttttttttttgctatgttATTAGGTCTCTACTCTCTAGTGTTATATCCCTCGTATAGTGCTGAAGAATTATGTATTTTAGGGAAACACAATATCTTGTGTATATTCCTATTAGGTTTTCTGTCATATAAATATCATATTTTCCAATATTCTGTCATATAAAAATCATATTTTCCGTAGAAGACGGTTGAGCCCAATTCTTAATTTTCCTGTATCGATGTACTCTATAAGCATGAAGAAGATGAACAACAATGTCAACGAAGACATGTTGAGTTCACTTCCAGACGACATGCTGACCAAAATACTCTCTTGCCTCCTTATCAATTCCGCGGCTTCCACCTCCGTCCTATCCACCAGTTGGCGTCACCTCTGGACCGGCGTCACCAACTTTGTCGTGTTGTCCGAAACCGGCAAACACCACGACGACGACGACGACATCCTTTTTTTACAAAAGCTTATAAAGCTGTCCTCTTTGAAACTGCACAACTTTCGTATTAAATTGAAATCTCAAACTAATTTTTCGAACCCAAATATAAGAGATCAAGAGTCATGCTTCCGTGAAGTTTGCCGTCGAGATGTGGAGAATATCGATATCTTATGGCCACCAAGTGCGATAAATAAACGTTTTCTTTTGGTGCCAGACTTTGTGTTTAAAACCAAATCTCTGGTAAGTTTAACTTTGGGTTGCATGCATATTATGTTTGATATGCCTGAAAACGTAGTTATTCAACTTCCTAATTTGAAGAAGCTTTATTTGCGCTATCTTACAGAAATCCCTCCTTGGTTAGAAACCCTATGTAAGTGTAGCCCTTTGTTGGAAGTTTTAGATTTAGAGTTTAAATTACAAGACATTGAGCCTCGTATTGCGAATATATTTGCTGCCAATTTGAAGTCATTGAAGATAGAGATTCATTATTACGTAAGTCAGACACATCGCAACAAAATCTTGATTGATGCACCCAAATTGGAATACCTGACTATAATTGATAGCTCTTCATGTTATTACTTGACCCAAATTCCAACTACATTACTAGAATCATCACTTGATTTGACCATAACTATGAGGGAAACTGCATTGGTAGGAGATTATGCTTATTGTCGAGACATGGCCAAGTTTGTTCGAAGAATGTGTAATGTTAGTAACAAACTTCACTTAACAGTAGAGAGAAACTCGAATATAATGGGTTACCTTTCTAATGGTGAAGTAAATCATGGACTTAAGTTTGGTAATTTAGCCAGTCTTATATTGAGTTTGGGAAAGATTGATCTGATTGGGTGGAAGAATTTGTTACTTTCTTTGCAATGTTTTCCCAAGTTAGAGAATCTTTTGGTGCTGCATTATAGGCCTATGATTTGGTATCCACCAAGTGATGAACCAGCAGATTGTTTGGTGAATAAACTCAAGAGAATAACAATATTTGGATTGTTTAGGAAAACTCGTGATCTTGAATTGATAGCTTACATTCTGAGTAATGCAACTGTTTTAGAAGAGCTTCACATAGAAGTTCCTTTCTGCTTCTATGAATATAAAAAAGATCGACTAAGTTCGAATGATCTTTGTAAGTCGTTGTTCGAACTTCCAAGGGCCTCTTCAAGTTGTGTGATTTGGTTTACAAATGAGGATATGGCAGCATCAAGTCATGACTACAAAGATGGGATTCTTCGGAAACAACGTATGGCTTTAGAGTTATGAACATTTTGAGTTTTTAATTAGACATGTAAACTttgtaattgttttttttactGCATTTAAAAGCTAGAGCTAGTTTTCTTCATTAAGGAATACCAATTAccaattaagtttattaatgtgaaaatattttctattttaatttgTTACATCTGCAGCGTAAATATAGAAGTACACATTATGTCATTAATTACTTGTAGTTTTGTAATAGATCAGTAAACAAAAAAACCCAGTGGGGAAGAAGAAAAAGGTGATAGCTACATGAGAAAGTAAAAACAGAAGTTGCATATATTTCGTGGCAACTTCCATAAGAATTAAAAGACACGTAATTATCTTCACTAATTTGTCTTCAATTTACTCATGAGAGTGAACTAAAATCCACTCAGAAGAACGTATCTAGCACTCATGCGTAGTTGCTGGTGATACTGCTTTGCACCTATGCCCTCTACTTGATAGAGGGGGCACCCAAGGCCTGAGAGAATCCAgattgatagtagcctcacatacgaagaaaggcctgtgaaaatccttgatagaaaagtgcgtagtacacgcaataaggacgtcagcatagtgaaagtgctttggtcgaaccacgagtacgaagaggcaacgtgggaagccgaagATGACATGAAGACCAAGTATCCAGAGTTAttttctgaggtgagttacgagggcgtaactcgttttctttaagggggtagaatgcgatagaaattcgcgctttttacctatttttatgatattttatgcattttatgcttatttctAGCAACCTTTACATGTTGATGCCAGTAAATAGATcttccgcataagaaaatgtgttcttgagtATTGCAAGTAACGCTtggttggcaaaagagtgcacaagagtggcacaaagtgcaaaagtttggaaaaatatgcgaattttcgtgtcaagtttcgggacgaaacttcttttaagaggggtagattgtaatcccccgtaattttatacattttatttatatatattttaacgaatatttaatatatttaatatatatttaaacataaattacggattttagaaacaAATATGTAATTGAAATGTAATTAGTTTATTCCAATTGAAATACTTTAACGATTCacgaaatcaaaatgtattttcgaaattttacgttaaaacgatttcgaattacgaaaccacgttctattgaaattagaaagcaatACTAAACATGGTGGATTCATCAacctaaatcctactcctagcccaattgggcaaagcccaaaccaataaacccaacacaatactcccttctcttttgtattttcacgtgaaaccaaaaaaGAGAGGAAACCTCTCCTCCTTCACTATTCACGTAACAAAACCCTCAACACTTCCTCCAATCTCACGCTCACCCTCAGCCGTCCCGCCTTCACCACTGTCCGCCAGCCGCCGCACCACCACGACAGCGACCCAGCCGACCACCCTGCTGCGGTAACTCCTTCTTCTCCTTCAAGcttctcctccttcctccttttcttctatttcttttattttcgttCTTATTCTCTTAGCCTTCCTCGTTTCGCGCAGCAACACCGCGACCAGGCCAGCCACGACCACCGCACGCAACCCGTGCTCAGCCCTTGCCGCGAGCCACCACTATCCGCCGGCCAGCACTCCCCTCTCCCTCTTgaattggttatttcttaaaccctaagtaactaattattttaattaattatagttgttaatttaaattatgttcttgatattaaatttataatttttatggtttgaacatgattttcagatttgatgttgagattataaacgaattaatttcagttttggttgattgaattataaattatggcttatttatgatttattaatttggattatgttttcttgaattaaagttatggttttgtaatttaagttataaatttcagattatgcaaattatataataaagttattaattttcagattatcaaattactttgaaatattaattttgattgtttaaagtatgaaattcaaggtttttatgattataaatcatggtaggttgagtatggattattaagtttgttgttttgagatactaggaacgtagattgaccttggtgaagcttttaaatgaatttatattgctgaaaatttaaagtacgatgtttgcaaaaagatttcaacgaatttcaatcactagttcaataattatgatgctaggaaatcaaatgcttaagttttgatattggggaaagttctaaacatgtttaggatgcatttagaatgctttattatggttgccaatgattagaaattgattgggattacttgttggttgttttaggcggagaattctctttaggcgacttttgaaagtgttaaagtggcctatcagtttgtttacacaaggtacgtacatacctgtgtgcttggaatgtgtgctaattgttgaaaccatgttgaatcttgttgttgaacttggttatgttgatattattgttgaacttggtgatgttgatattatggacgaactgggttatattgaatgtgcatgtttaatactgttggacaaacttattgaacttattttgcattatgagaactgtaacatgttagtatggatgattgatacaaacatgttggttgggaacactagattattctatatgattgggttggatcgattggttgttgttccctttctatcttttcactactttatgagggcggaggaccttgtttagtaagttgaaactttatgcccatatacagggttgctcatggttaaaggaaaggttggttaagttggaatgagtcttgattgatgcttttatggtcacttacttaattccaagataaaagcagttatgaacaaatgtgaattgtctgtcttaggtaatggttgagtcataacggaatctcaatttgtaaatcatgtaaagtgaaactgaatagcaatagctttagactgtgcacgtctgaagtgacggacaaacaggagttggggttcatggtggtagcccatggccttttctgggaccggattgatcaccgtgtcctatttttatttaaacgttcctcgatatcgcaggtcactgaggttacggagtcgcgcccgtacctcgtcttccttagtgaagacttctggatggtcaactcggtccattgtctatttcaactaaaataatattatggttattaagcctagcttagtctagtcaagtataatcgtcaaattattatgttttgtctgtccttacttatatttattagtatcatgttagggttgttggtttgatagtatcatgctaggattgttgttgttttagtat encodes:
- the LOC110777966 gene encoding putative F-box/FBD/LRR-repeat protein At5g44950, encoding MYSISMKKMNNNVNEDMLSSLPDDMLTKILSCLLINSAASTSVLSTSWRHLWTGVTNFVVLSETGKHHDDDDDILFLQKLIKLSSLKLHNFRIKLKSQTNFSNPNIRDQESCFREVCRRDVENIDILWPPSAINKRFLLVPDFVFKTKSLVSLTLGCMHIMFDMPENVVIQLPNLKKLYLRYLTEIPPWLETLCKCSPLLEVLDLEFKLQDIEPRIANIFAANLKSLKIEIHYYVSQTHRNKILIDAPKLEYLTIIDSSSCYYLTQIPTTLLESSLDLTITMRETALVGDYAYCRDMAKFVRRMCNVSNKLHLTVERNSNIMGYLSNGEVNHGLKFGNLASLILSLGKIDLIGWKNLLLSLQCFPKLENLLVLHYRPMIWYPPSDEPADCLVNKLKRITIFGLFRKTRDLELIAYILSNATVLEELHIEVPFCFYEYKKDRLSSNDLCKSLFELPRASSSCVIWFTNEDMAASSHDYKDGILRKQRMALEL